TATTCCACTTAATATTATAATCACTTTCATATATGATTAGAGGTTCAATTTCAATAGAGTTTGTTATACAATTAATATTCATCATATCATCTATTACTTTGAAATCTTCAATTTTAAGTTTTATTTTATTTGAAGAATTGCTTGAAAGTACTATAGTTTTTTTATACTCAATTATATCTAATATTTTAAGTACATAAGGAAGGTAATATAGATCATCATAATTATGTTGCAATATTAATTTTTTACTTTTATCATTTTTATTATCTAAGTAGTCATAAAAAAGATCAATACATTCCTTCCCAGACAGGGTATCTTTTCTATTTATTCCTAAATATTTTTCGATAGATTTAAGCTTAAAGTTCTTTAAATCAAATAAATATTTATTTGATTTAATAATCTTGTATATGTCAAAACTTTTTTCTATAGGTATTTTATAATCAATATGATGATTTTTATATTTGCTATCTAAAAAAGGTATGTCAAAAGAATCACCATTAAAAGTTATAAGGCACTCACAATCATTAAAATCCTTAATTAAACAATTTAAAAGAATTTTCTCTTCATCAACTTCTTCTAATAGATATTGTTTTAGTATATAGTCTTTACCATTATATATGAGGAGACCTACTAGATATACAATATCTTTATTTCTGTTAAAACCTGTGGTTTCAATATCAAAGAAACATATATTATGAGTATCAAAATATGTTTTTATATCCAAGGCATCATATTTAAGTTTATATGTAAGAGTTTCCATTTTAATTCTCCTTTAATAAAAAACATGTTATAATGTATATTAGTCTTTTATTATTATATATTCGATTTCCTTTTTAATCAAATTTATATAATGAAGTTTAGATATTGAAAGGAGTAGTTACATGGTAGATATAATTGAACTGAAGGAGCTAAAAGAAAAAGATATAAGTACTTTGACTGATGAAGAATTAAAAGATATTTTAATGAGATTAAATGATATTCAATTGAGTAAATTAGGTGAAATGTCTATATATTATTCTATTTTTGGTTGTTTAGATATTATATATCATATTAATAAAGATAATATATTTGATAAAATACAATCACAAGAAGAAATACAATTGCTAGAAAAACATTTCAAATCAATACTTAAATTTCTTGAAAATCTAGATGAAAGAATGATAAGTGATGATAGTGAATTAGAAGAACTAAAGGTTTTGCGAAATAATCTAGAAGTTCTATTAACAGATCTAGAACCTTATATAGTTGAAACTTCCTATTTAGATGAAAAGTTTAATTATTATTTAATTAAAAAATTAATCAATGAGCAAAAAGAAGAATTTGATATTGATGAAGAAATGATAAATAACTTTGTTTATCAAGTTATGACCTTTTTAATGAAAGATGTTGATGAATATGAAGTATTTGTTGAGAAAATATCTTTGATAATAACAGCTTTACCCTATAGGATAACAAAGGAAAAGTTTTTTGAAATAGTAACTAATACATTAAGAAGAGACTTTTCTAATTACACAAGTTCTCTTGTAGAATATGAAATAAAAAACTACAAAAGGATTTTTGATGGTTCTATGGAATCTTCATTTGGAACTTGTTATGATGATTATTTTAGAAAAGTTTTAGAGCTAAAAAAGCATAAGAATTTAAAATCTTTGACAGTAGAAGAGCTAGGTTCATATTCTCAAAAGACATCGATACTTTTAAGTGAAATGGAAGATTTAGATTCTTTAATAAAGCATATGGGAATTGTAGTTAACAAGCTGATATCAGTATCTTTGATTAGAACTTTTGATATTGATTTTTGTTTAGATAAAAACATTTTAGAATTATTGAATGATTATCTGAAGGATACAAAAGAAGATTACAAAAAATTAAAAGATGCATTAAATCATAAGACAAATAAGTTAGAAAATGAAATGATAAAAACCAATGAACTATTTGAAAAAATCATTATGGAGTCAGTAAATAGAGAGGATTTAATTGATGAAAAATTAAATGAAAAAATGATGATTACAAAAAAAGTTCTTACTTATTATAATGATTTTTCTTTTATGAGTGATGAAATATTATTTTATGATGAAGAGGAAGACCATGTATTAGATAAGGATTATTTAGAAGAAGTGCTAAATAATTATATTCATTTTTTAAATAGAAGTATTAGGATTATGTCTAATGACGAAAGAAAGCTTAGAATGCGCAGATTATTATCTAGTTTAAAATTTCCTTTTGAAGACCCGGAAGATTTTACAGATTATATTGAGTCTTCATTAGATTTTAGAATTACTAGCAAAGAAGAAATTGTAATGGCTATGAAGAACATAAATTATATGATGAATATAGATAATTAAAGTTTAAGGTGGTAATCCACCTTATTTTTTTTATTATTCCATATTATAGTTATATTATCCTTCTAATGTGTCAATACTATATTAGTGTGATGATTGGAGGGATAAAAAATGTACAAAATTGGAATCCCTAGAGGAATGCTATATTATGATTATTATCCTCTTTGGAATGAATTTTTTAAGGAATTGGGAGCAGAGGTTGTACTTTCACCAAAGACTAATAAAGATATATTAGATAGTGGAATTCTTTCAAGTGTTGATGAAGCATGTTTACCAGTAAAAATATTACATGGTCATGTAAACTACTTAAAGGATAAAGTAGATTATATATTTATACCCAAGATAATAAGTATTCGAAAAAAAGAATATTGTTGTCCTAAAATATTAGGATTACCTGACATGGTAAGATTTTCAATAGATAAATTACCACCATTATTAGATACAAACTTAAATTTATTTAAATTTGATCGAAAATATAAGACTGCAATATATGAAACTGGTAAGTGTTTGGATAAAGATATAAAAACTATAAGAAGAGCTTATAAAAGTGCAACGGACTCTTTTGCAAGATATACTTATTTATTAAATAGAGGTGTTATTCCTATAGAAGCAATTAAGCTATATAATAAGGCTTTTAAAGATTTGAATGTCAACTCAAAAAAGTCAAATATGACTATAATGGTTGCTGGGCATCCTTATAATTTATATGATGAATATTTAAATATGAATTTAATAGATAAATTGATTGATAATAATATAAAAGTTTTAACTCCAGAAATGGTATCTGAAGAAAATATCATAAAATATTCAAACAAACTTCCAAAGAGAATGTTTTGGACTCATGGTAGAAGAATAGTTGGTTCAGCTTTTAACCTTATTGAAGAAGATAAGATAGATGGGATAATATATTTATCGTCTTTTGGCTGTGGTATGGACTCTATTCTAATAGATTTAATTGAAAGAAAGGCCAATACCTATAAAGTCCCTTTCACTCTTTTAACTTTAGATGAGCAGAGTGGTGAGGCAGGTGTTAATACGAGGATTGAAGCTTTTATAGATATGATTAAATGGAGGTATAAAAATGGTGCTTACATTTCCACACTTAGGTAATGTTCATATTGCTGGGAAGGCTTTTTTAGAAGAACTTGGACAGGAAGTAGTTCCACCACCTCCATGTACTAGAAAGACATTAGAAATTGGAACCAAGTACTCACCAGAGACAATGTGCTTACCTTTCAAAATCAACATTGGAAACTATATAGAGAGTATTGAAAAAGGTGCTGATACTATTCTTATTACTGGGAGTTGTGGTCCTTGTAGATTTGGGTATTATTCTGTACTAGAAAAAAATATTTTAAAAGACTTAGGATATGATGTGGATTTTATTGTGTTTGATCCCATAAGGGAAGGAATAGGTCAACTTAAAGATGGATTTAATAAAGCATTTAATATAAAAAGTTATAAAGATTTAATACGAGCAGGTAAGCTTGGTTGGCAATTAATACAGCGAACAGATTATTTAACTCAACTATCAAATGAAAAGAGAGCTTATGCAATAGATAGTTATCAAGTAGATAGGATAATGAATGAATATCATAGTGAAGTTGAAACTACTTTTGGTGCTGAAAATATGCTTAATTTGATAAATCAAACTGAAGAAAAATTACAGGCAATAAAAATTGATAAAGATAAAAACCCTATAAAAATAGGTATAATAGGAGAAATATATACAATAATTGAACCCTTTGTAAATGTTGAAATTGAAAAGAAACTAGGACATATGGGAGTATTAGTAGAAAAGTCTCTAACTCCTACCAAGTGGGTAAATCATCATGTGACTAAATTCCCCTTTGGGTCTAAAGAAGAAAATGAAAAATATAAACTAGCTAAGCCTTATCTTTCAACATTAGTGGGAGGACATGGAAGGGAAACAGTAGGGAGTGCTATTTATTATGCCCTTAATGGTTTTGATGGAGTTATTCAATTATTACCTCTTAATTGTATGCCAGAAATAGTTGCAAAGAGTATACTTCCTAGGGTACAAAGGGACTACAATATTCCTATTATGACACTGGTTTTAGATGAGATGACAGGAGAAAGTGGGTATTTAACAAGACTTGAAGCATTTGTAGATTTACTCATAAGGAAAAGGGAGGAAGAAAAGAATGGAAAATTATTATATGGGCGTTGATGTTGGTTCAGTAAGTACAAATATTATTCTCATGGATGAAGACAATAATCTAATAAGTAAAAAATATTTAAGAACTCAAGGAAAACCAATTGAAATTATAAAAGATGGTTTACATGATTTAAAAAAAGAAATGGGAAATATTAATATTAAGGGAGTTGGCACAACAGGTAGTGGAAGGTATTTAGCAAATTTAATGTTAGGGGCAGATGTGGTTAAAAATGAAATAACATCTCATGCTGTAGCAGCACTAAACTATATACCTGATGTTAAGACTGTGATTGAAATAGGAGGGCAAGATTCTAAAATAATAATAATTAAGGATGGGGTAGTTGTAGATTTTGCTATGAATACTGTTTGTGCTGCAGGTACAGGTTCGTTTTTAGATAGGCAAGCTTATAGATTAGGAATAGGTATTGAGGATTTTGGAGGAATAGCTTTAAAGTCTAAAAACCCAGTTAGAATTGCAGGAAGATGTGCAGTATTTGCTGAATCAGACATGATTCATAAGCAACAACTAGGACACAATCAAGAGGATATAATATGGGGATTATGTGAAGCACTGGTTAGAAATTATTTAAATAATGTGGGTAAGGGGAAAGATATTTCTAGTCCAGTTATGTTTCAAGGTGGAGTAGCGGCAAATATAGGTATAAAAAGAGCATTTGAAGATGCATTGGGGGTAGAGGTATATATACCTGAAAACTATGATGTAATGGGTGCATTAGGAGTAGCTATATTGGCAAAAGAAGAAGTTAAATCTAAAAAGGAATCAAGCTTTAAAGGATTAGATATTGCTGATGTTGAATATTGTGTGAAAGGTATAGAATGTAATGGATGCTCTAATATGTGTGAGATACTTGAAATTTGGGCTGATAATCAGGTTCTTGCAAGATATGGAGATAAATGTGGAAAGTGGTCTAATATGAGTAAAGACAATATTAAACTAGCTTAAACCTTAAGTTAATACTTGAGGTTTATTTTTTTTAATGAAATTAATTCAATATTAGTGTAAAATATATATAGTATTTATTGCTTCGAAAAAAATTGATAAAATGGAAATTAAAGACGAAATTTTGTATAAATTCTTATATAAAAAAGGATTTTTGATTGTTTTGTAGAATAAATAATTATGGATGGTTAGGGGGTAGAGAAGCGTGGCTATTGTTGAGATTAATGATTTAAAGCCTGGAATGGTTGTAAATAAAGATATAGATGATTATAAAACGGGATCAATATTAGTGAAAAATGGAACAGTTTTAAATCGAAGACTTATTTTACTCATAAAGAATTTAGGAATAAGACAAATAGATATATTAGACGAAGCTGCTTATTTAAAAGAACATCCTGAAGATAATTTAATAATTAAATTTGAAGTATTATCAGATAAAGTAGAATCAGTTTTTAGCGATGTTAAGATTGGTAAAAAAGTAGTTATATCTGAGGTTAGTGAAGAAGTAGATATGTTGATAATAGAATTGACGAAAAATGATAATATACTAGGTAGATTAAGGGAATTAAAGGAAACTGATGATTATACATTTAATCATTCTATGAATGTTTGTATGTTGTCAACAATGGTAGGTAAGTGGCTAGGATATAATCAAGTTGAGTTAAAACAATTATCATTAGCAGGATTGTTTCATGATATTGGGAAAATGAAAATATCAAAAAACATTATAAATAAACCAGATAAATTGACTGAAGAAGAGTTTGAGATAATTAAGAAACATACAATATATGGTTTTAATATCATAAGTGAAACAGTTGGTATAAGTAAAAATGTAGCATTAGGGGTACTACAACATCATGAAAGGGAGGATGGAAGAGGATATCCTCATGGGGTTAGAGGAGATAAGATACATGAGTTTGCAAAGATTATAGCAGTATGTGATATATATGATGCTATGACCTCAGATAGGGTATATAAAAGTAAACAATCTCCATTTCTAGCAGCTGAACATTTAGATGAGAGTAGTTTTAAAAATTTAGATCCTAGAATTACAAGAATATTTTTAGATAATATATCAAATTTTTATGTTGGAAATGTAGTAAAGTTAAGTAATGGAGAGATTGGTGAAATAGTTTATATTTATCCTAATAAACCTACAATACCTATAGTAAAGGTAGGAGATAAATTTGTTGATTTTCTTAAAGAACGGGATATTAAAGTAGTAGATATTTTAAAATAAATTTAACCAAAAAGGTGCCTTCAAGGCACCTCTTTTAAGTTTTTATTCAAAGTTGTCAAAGCTATCTTCGTATGTTTCTCCTGCAGTTATTACACCTGTTTCTTCCTCATCTAAACTTCTAGGTCTTGGGCAAGGATTGCTTGATTCATCAATTTGTTTAGGGAATAGGCTTGGGAATGTAGTACAAATTGGTGAAACTTCAGGTGATAATACTGGGAAGCCAGTAGATAGTACACATAATTGAACTGGAACTATTACTTTCTTTTCACAAGTTATACATAATGCAATAATTAAGTTAGCCCTAACAGCACCAGTAATAGGATCAATTGTTATATCTCTAGAGATACTATTGGTTGCCAATCTAGTTTCACAAATTGAATTACAGAATTCTGCAAATCTTGGTAAAAATGCAGAGTCAAATACGGATGGAATACAAAGTTCAAAGAAACTAGTCATAACAATAGGATTAGACTTTGGCGCAATTGGTATATTGCTAGTAAGTGTAACTGTAGTTCTTCTATTTCTATTATCAGAAACAACAGCATCAATTTCTACAACTACATTTCCAGATATTTTTACTGTTTGAGTTCCAAAAACTGGAGTACCTTTTCCTTCTTCATCACATTCAGATGTATCTGCAAAGATTATTTTTTCTGATTTCAATCCATCTGGGCCTACAACTGTTATTGGACATCCTTTGCCATCTTTTACTATTTCTCCTCCAGACAATACTGTATCAGGATCTATTACTAGATTATTAGGATCTAAGGCATTTTTAGGGTTGAAAAACTTTCTACATCTTATATCGGCAATTCTAACAATCCTTGCATTTGGGCCAAGTGCTGGAGTAAAAGGCTGATTAGTAATAGTTCTTAAAGCTTGAAGATTAACAAGAGTTGCATCATATACCTTTTGAACAAATATAGGTTCAGTACGAACTCTTCTCAATGTTCCATCCCATTCACATCCAGTTGTACCTTGGCAACATCTATCAGTAATACCTAAATCAAATACATCAGATTTAATTTCAGGATTCATATTTTCCCTCCTAACAAAACTTTTTCTTCTCAATGCTAATATATTCTTATTATTAAACAAGTGTTACTGATTATAGAAATTTCGCATATTATCAATTTGTTTTAAATACCTATATATAGAAATATATTTTCATATAGGTGGTGTAGCTATGAGTTTTTATAATCAAAAGTCTTCTATTGTAACTGATAGTCTAGGAAATATTTTTAATTTAGAGTGGAGAGATGGGGTTATCATTGGATATTATTTTAATAGGTTTGAGGAAGAAATAGAGAAGGTAGAAATCGCCAATAATGTTTTAGAAGAGTATGATGTAGCAATCAGAAGTGATGACTGTATATATCTTATTTATCAAGGTAATGACAAACACTTATATTTGTCAAACATATTTAAAGAAGAAAAAGAAATTACACAGATTACTGAAAGTCCAATTCCACATGTGTATAATTTACAATTACTGCTAGATGGAGATGACATACATATATTTTATGATATATTGATTGATGAAGGAAATAAAGTTTATAGGATTTATCATCATCATTACAACAACAATCATTGGAATACAAATATTGTAGAAGATACAAGAGTTTTAAATATACTAAATCCAATAAATATAATTTGTGAAAATGAAAAAATATATATTATTTTTTATGACCTTGTTGAAAATGAAGAAATTTTTGTTAAAACCTATGATATTTTTGAGCAAATATGGTCTAATAAAACAAGACTTACCTACGATACTAGTTCAAAACTGTACTTAGATACATTATTAGAAAATAATATATTGCATTTAACCTATAGTAAATATATAGATGGTAATTTTGGAATATCATATATTAATTTTGACATTTCAAATAATAGTTTTCACAAGAAAGTTGAGTCTATTATGTCAAATATAGAAAATTGCTCTCATCCTATACTCATAAAATATTTAGATAAACTGTGGATTATATGGTTAGAATATGAAAGCATATTTAGTAGATACAGTACAGATGATGGTAGTAAATGGAGCAATATTTATCAATGGAGGGAATCGAAGCATATAGATTTTGTAAGGTATAAATATGCTGAATATCCTACGAAAGATAGTAATAAAAAATTAAACTATTCTTTTGGAAAAGTATATCCTGATATTTCATTTTTAGGATTTGGGCCACTAGACAATATTATAGAAATACCTTTAAAAAAAAAGAAATTTTTAATTTCAAAAATTCCAATGATATAAAGGTAAAAAAGGATAATATAGACAATAATTCACTAGAAAAGATAGATTCCCTTGAAGAAAGAGTACAATATATAGAAGAATATCTAAATAGTCGCAGTAGAGGATATTTTAATAGATATAAAAACAGGTAAGTCGAGAAATGTCCTTGACTTACCTTAAAAATTAATTTAATTTTTTATATTCATCTTTTTCAAATTGTTCTCTTATTTTATTCATATCATTTGTCTTAGCAAGTAAAAGCATTAGTTTAATTCTAGCTTTTTGACCTGGAAGATTACCTCCAAATATTACACCTAATTTTCTTAAATGATTTCCCCCTCCTTCGTAACCATATGTATCTAGAACCCTTCCAGTTGGACATCTGGAAACTAATACTACGGGGATATTTTTTGAAATACTCCTTACTATTCCATCAATCATTTCTGGAGGTAAATTACCTCTTCCCATTGCCTCTATGACGATGCCTTTGTATTCACTATCAATACAATAATTAATAATATCAGAATTTACTCCAGGAGCAGATTTAAGTAGGAGAACTTTTGTTTCAATATTATCTGTATTAATATGTTCTCTTGAAATAATATCTCTATAATAAAGGATTTCGTCATTATCTACAATACCTAAGGGACCAAATTCAGGGGATTTAAAAGTATCTAGTGAAAGGGTATTGGTTTTTGTTACTTCACTTGCTGCATTGACTTCGTTGTTCATTACAACAAGAACTCCTTTGTTTTTAGAACTATCAGAAATTGCAGTACAAATAGCAGCAGAAAGATTACTAGAGCCATCATAGCCTAGTTCAGAACTATTTCTCATTGCACCTACTACGACTACAGGTTTTTCACTTTTTACAGTTAGATCTAATAAATAAGCTGTTTCTTCTAAAGTATCTGTTCCGTGAGTAACAACTACTCCAGTGATATCATCTCTAGAAATAGTTTTTTTAACTAATTTAGATAAGTCCATCATCATATTCGGTGTGATATGAGGACTTGGATAATTACCAAAATTAATAATTTCTATATTCGCAAAATTTTCTACATTTGTAACCATACCTAATATTTCTTCACTTGATAATGCTGGGATTGCTGCATGAATTCTAGGATCAACTTTCATTGAAATAGTGCCACCAGTAAATATAATTGCTACTTTTTTTGAAGTTTGCATTTTGACACCTCCATATTAAAATTTTAATAATAAAATATATACCATATAATATTTTAACATGAAATCATAAAAAATGCATAAAAAAAAGACTCCCGAAGGAGTCTTACATCCAATTATGGATGTCATAAAACCGTTCAAAAGGGGTATTGGGAATAGAGATCTTATTTGAGGTTACCAGGGGGATAACCACGAACAAATTATAACAAATTACGACAGCTTTTGCAACACCTTTTTTTAAAAAATATAAAAAAATATATTATATAGCTTTTACAATGTATTAAATTCCTATATAATAAAGATAAATAAGGCATAATATATTATATTAGATTATTAACTGATGATGAGGTGATATAGATGATGGTTTATTTGGACAATAGTGCCACGACGAGACCTAGAGATGAAGTAATTGAGGAAATGAACTATATGCTTAAAATTTGCTATGGTAATCCTTCATCCCTTCACCACTTAGGTTTTCAGGCAGAAAAAAAGGTTGAGGAAGCTAGAAAAAGAATTGCGAATTTCTTAAAAGTTAGAAATGATGAAATTTATTTTACATCAGGTGGAACAGAGAGTAATAATATAGCCATACAAGGTCTAATCAATAAATATAGTAGACAGGGAAATCATATTATTACTACTAAGATAGAGCATTCTTCTGTATTAAATATAATGAAACATTATGAAGAAGAGGGTTTTAAGATTACCTATTTAGATGTAGATGAAGAAGGAGTTATTGATTTAAATCAATTCGAAGAATGCTTAGATGATTCAACAATATTAGTTTCAATAATGTTAGTTAATAATGAAATAGGAACTATAGAGCCTGTAACACAAGTTAGGGAAATAATGAATAAAAAAAATTCAAAAGCTTTATTACATATTGATGGTATACAAGCTTTTGGGAAGATACCGTTAGATTTAGCTAGGTGGAATGTAGATACTTTTTCTTTTAGTGGTCACAAGATATATGGGCCAAAGGGAATTGGAGGATTGTATGTTAAGAAAAATATACTCTTAAACCCTATTATATTTGGAGGTAATCAAGAAGAAGGGCTTCGTTCAGGAACTGAAAATGTTCCCGGTATTGTTGGAATGGGAAAGGCTGTGGAAATTATTGATAGTAACTTCAAAAGTGAGAGTAAATCTGTATTTCAATTAAAGAAATATTTTGTCGAAAGAATTAAAGAAGAAATATCAAATATTAGAGTTAATAGCCTTATTGATGACAAATTTTCCCCATATATAGTTAATATTTCATTCTTAAATGTTAGAGGTGAAGTGTTGTTACATTACTTAGAGAACAAGGAGATTTATGTATCTACAGCTTCAGCTTGTTCATCACATGGAAAAGGTAAAAGTCATGTTTTACAAGCAATTGGTCGTAATGACAATGAAATAGAGGGAACTTTAAGATTTAGTTTTTCTTATTCAAATACAAAAGAAGAAATAGATTATGTAGTAGAAGAATTGAAAAAATCAAT
This genomic interval from Anaerosalibacter sp. Marseille-P3206 contains the following:
- a CDS encoding cysteine desulfurase family protein, producing the protein MMVYLDNSATTRPRDEVIEEMNYMLKICYGNPSSLHHLGFQAEKKVEEARKRIANFLKVRNDEIYFTSGGTESNNIAIQGLINKYSRQGNHIITTKIEHSSVLNIMKHYEEEGFKITYLDVDEEGVIDLNQFEECLDDSTILVSIMLVNNEIGTIEPVTQVREIMNKKNSKALLHIDGIQAFGKIPLDLARWNVDTFSFSGHKIYGPKGIGGLYVKKNILLNPIIFGGNQEEGLRSGTENVPGIVGMGKAVEIIDSNFKSESKSVFQLKKYFVERIKEEISNIRVNSLIDDKFSPYIVNISFLNVRGEVLLHYLENKEIYVSTASACSSHGKGKSHVLQAIGRNDNEIEGTLRFSFSYSNTKEEIDYVVEELKKSIDEIRKITMR
- a CDS encoding CoA protein activase, giving the protein MVLTFPHLGNVHIAGKAFLEELGQEVVPPPPCTRKTLEIGTKYSPETMCLPFKINIGNYIESIEKGADTILITGSCGPCRFGYYSVLEKNILKDLGYDVDFIVFDPIREGIGQLKDGFNKAFNIKSYKDLIRAGKLGWQLIQRTDYLTQLSNEKRAYAIDSYQVDRIMNEYHSEVETTFGAENMLNLINQTEEKLQAIKIDKDKNPIKIGIIGEIYTIIEPFVNVEIEKKLGHMGVLVEKSLTPTKWVNHHVTKFPFGSKEENEKYKLAKPYLSTLVGGHGRETVGSAIYYALNGFDGVIQLLPLNCMPEIVAKSILPRVQRDYNIPIMTLVLDEMTGESGYLTRLEAFVDLLIRKREEEKNGKLLYGR
- a CDS encoding HD-GYP domain-containing protein — protein: MAIVEINDLKPGMVVNKDIDDYKTGSILVKNGTVLNRRLILLIKNLGIRQIDILDEAAYLKEHPEDNLIIKFEVLSDKVESVFSDVKIGKKVVISEVSEEVDMLIIELTKNDNILGRLRELKETDDYTFNHSMNVCMLSTMVGKWLGYNQVELKQLSLAGLFHDIGKMKISKNIINKPDKLTEEEFEIIKKHTIYGFNIISETVGISKNVALGVLQHHEREDGRGYPHGVRGDKIHEFAKIIAVCDIYDAMTSDRVYKSKQSPFLAAEHLDESSFKNLDPRITRIFLDNISNFYVGNVVKLSNGEIGEIVYIYPNKPTIPIVKVGDKFVDFLKERDIKVVDILK
- a CDS encoding acyl-CoA dehydratase activase, whose amino-acid sequence is MENYYMGVDVGSVSTNIILMDEDNNLISKKYLRTQGKPIEIIKDGLHDLKKEMGNINIKGVGTTGSGRYLANLMLGADVVKNEITSHAVAALNYIPDVKTVIEIGGQDSKIIIIKDGVVVDFAMNTVCAAGTGSFLDRQAYRLGIGIEDFGGIALKSKNPVRIAGRCAVFAESDMIHKQQLGHNQEDIIWGLCEALVRNYLNNVGKGKDISSPVMFQGGVAANIGIKRAFEDALGVEVYIPENYDVMGALGVAILAKEEVKSKKESSFKGLDIADVEYCVKGIECNGCSNMCEILEIWADNQVLARYGDKCGKWSNMSKDNIKLA
- a CDS encoding ribonuclease H-like domain-containing protein; this encodes METLTYKLKYDALDIKTYFDTHNICFFDIETTGFNRNKDIVYLVGLLIYNGKDYILKQYLLEEVDEEKILLNCLIKDFNDCECLITFNGDSFDIPFLDSKYKNHHIDYKIPIEKSFDIYKIIKSNKYLFDLKNFKLKSIEKYLGINRKDTLSGKECIDLFYDYLDNKNDKSKKLILQHNYDDLYYLPYVLKILDIIEYKKTIVLSSNSSNKIKLKIEDFKVIDDMMNINCITNSIEIEPLIIYESDYNIKWNTKKGVLNVQFQVNNGMLSTMEKCLYIDLLEFDIGLSVKDSTNFQLPRNIILIQIGKDFVMDNIKNIVYQIVYTSTKTFFN
- a CDS encoding acyl-CoA dehydratase activase-related protein — translated: MYKIGIPRGMLYYDYYPLWNEFFKELGAEVVLSPKTNKDILDSGILSSVDEACLPVKILHGHVNYLKDKVDYIFIPKIISIRKKEYCCPKILGLPDMVRFSIDKLPPLLDTNLNLFKFDRKYKTAIYETGKCLDKDIKTIRRAYKSATDSFARYTYLLNRGVIPIEAIKLYNKAFKDLNVNSKKSNMTIMVAGHPYNLYDEYLNMNLIDKLIDNNIKVLTPEMVSEENIIKYSNKLPKRMFWTHGRRIVGSAFNLIEEDKIDGIIYLSSFGCGMDSILIDLIERKANTYKVPFTLLTLDEQSGEAGVNTRIEAFIDMIKWRYKNGAYISTLR
- a CDS encoding asparaginase encodes the protein MQTSKKVAIIFTGGTISMKVDPRIHAAIPALSSEEILGMVTNVENFANIEIINFGNYPSPHITPNMMMDLSKLVKKTISRDDITGVVVTHGTDTLEETAYLLDLTVKSEKPVVVVGAMRNSSELGYDGSSNLSAAICTAISDSSKNKGVLVVMNNEVNAASEVTKTNTLSLDTFKSPEFGPLGIVDNDEILYYRDIISREHINTDNIETKVLLLKSAPGVNSDIINYCIDSEYKGIVIEAMGRGNLPPEMIDGIVRSISKNIPVVLVSRCPTGRVLDTYGYEGGGNHLRKLGVIFGGNLPGQKARIKLMLLLAKTNDMNKIREQFEKDEYKKLN